The following are encoded in a window of Pyrenophora tritici-repentis strain M4 chromosome 6, whole genome shotgun sequence genomic DNA:
- a CDS encoding SEC7 domain protein — protein MSDAEPPQTPREEEEKFPGMDADKQVKEEEEDHDEASGSDSDSASASDQAAEDAEDTSPPAPDAPQEDAGRSLPAAAASSTALEVPHSADTPRTSEQMFDQRLPIRRPRTDSNSTTATAATRPSTRSSLVFVVTALETIAASKDAKRNKKLGESTNAALSAIKNEGDPAHISPEVLFEPLQLASEAPNVPLCITALDCIGKLISYSYFSVPSEQRADNSEAPPLIERAIDTICDCFQGEATAPEIQLQIVKSLLAAILNDKIVVHGAGLLKAVRLTYNIFLLSKSSANQQVAQGALTQMVGTVFERVKSRLTVKESRMELSRSSMNGKSQSEESVRQDGGSSMGIEGSEANGEEAEDEHDTETAEPSDKAVDQHTGPKITLQSFENNMSFNDDRIHDNAPTLVTRIKGQAGSRQVSGQESSPHVNTEEEEEDEIFVKDAYLVFRAMCRLSTKGLTVDHAHDVRSQGMRSKLLSLHMIHTILFNNIAVFVSPFATIRSGSDEPTSFIQAVKQYLCLSLSRNGASSVKQVFEVACEIFWQMLKYLRISLKKEVEVFLKEIYLATLDKRNAPAFQKQYILTIFGRLAADPRALVEIYLNYDCDRTALDNMFQRVVEHLSKISSNPVTITAMQQQAYQDQREKQAKQIDWQTRGTLPPSLTTTSMNSVHESEHSYPQEYAMKQESLEALVQILRSLVDWAQQALPENTKANNADLRPSLDDLRVSTDTRTFSESPMVGVDSGTVTPLAEDDYSQLEKAKQRKTALTNALRQFNYKPKRGLKTLIAEGFIPSNSPEDIARFFLDNDQIDKTALGEFLGEGDPENIAIMHAFVDLMDFTKTRFTDALRRFLQSFRLPGEAQKIDRFMLKFAERYITGNPNAYANADTAYVLSYSVIMLNVDQHSKKMKGPRMTPADFIKNNRGINDSADLPDEYLQAIFDEISQNEIVLNTEQEAAADKGLLNQQPTGGLAGIGQVLTGGARDLQREAIVQASEAMANKTEQLYKQLLRAQRRTATTIPVSKFIPASSSKHVGPMFEVTWMPILTALSGQAQDHNIEIVRLCIEGIKLAIRISCLFDLDSSRQAFVAFLARFTNLYNVSEMKARNMEALKALIEIAQTEGNLLRESWREVLTCVSQLDRFQLISAGIDERSVPDVLKSTSNSGTPQSRKNLTVQPGRRRPTSNGSTMSFQSDVAEESRSTDIVRGVDRIFTNSANLSGEAIVDFVKALVQVSWQEIQSSGQSESPRTYSLQKLVEISGYNMTRVRFEWTNIWQILGAHFNEVGCHTNTNVVYFALNSLRQLSMKFMEIEELPGFKFQKDFLKPFEHIINNTNVVSVKDMVLRCLIQMIQARGENIRSGWKTMFGVFTVAAREPYEGIVNLAFENVSQVYNTRFGVVISQGAFADLIVCLTEFSKNFKFQKKSLQAIELLKSSVPKMLRTPECSLSARAGYLKDSDKGSSIPKQPSRQTQEEQFWFPVLFAFHDVLMTGEDLEVRSRALSYLFDTLITYGGDFPREFWDMLWRQLLYPIFMVLKSKSEMTKVLNHEELSVWLSTTMIQALRNMIKLFTHFFESLEYMLDRFLDLLALCICQENDTLARIGSNCLQQLILQNVQKFQPGHWSQIVKAFVELFHRTEATALFSAATSGSSSSSVNGSGSAEQSTPVENPGELSLSTPAEEPKPDNALGINGLSSNRRPSLVTSDSASTVEQRMPSPLPKRQTQDLEDYRPRRPNPPTTPPSS, from the exons ATGTCCGACGCCGAACCCCCGCAAACCCCCCGAGAGGAAGAGGAAAAGTTCCCCGGCATGGATGCGGACAAGCAAGtaaaagaagaagaggaggaccACGATGAGGCGAGCGGTTCCGATTCCGACTCTGCCTCCGCCTCGGACCAGGCAGCAGAGGATGCAGAAGATACGTCTCCCCCAGCGCCGGACGCTCCACAGGAAGATGCGGGTAGGTCACTGCCTGCCGCTGCCGCCTCGTCGACGGCATTGGAGGTACCCCACAGCGCAGACACGCCGCGGACGTCTGAGCAAATGTTCGACCAGCGCCTGCCCATACGACGCCCGCGAACAGACTCCAATTCCACCACAGCCACGGCCGCCACACGACCATCAACACGGAGTTCGCTAGTCTTTGTCGTCACCGCGCTTGAGACAATCGCAGCCTCCAAGGACGCGAAGAGGAACAAGAAGCTGGGGGAAAGCACCAATGCCGCACTATCCGCCATCAAGAATGAAGGCGACCCTGCCCACATTAGTCCCGAGGTATTATTCGAGCCACTTCAACTTGCCTCGGAAGCCCCCAATGTCCCTCTCTGCATTACCGCCCTCGACTGCATCGGCAAGCTCATCAGCTATTCCTACTTCTCCGTCCCGTCTGAACAGCGAGCCGACAATAGCGAGGCACCCCCACTGATTGAGCGCGCCATAGACACAATATGCGACTGCTTCCAAGGCGAAGCGACAGCCCCCGAGATTCAACTACAAATTGTCAAGTCGTTGCTGGCAGCCATCCTCAACGACAAGATCGTCGTCCACGGAGCCGGACTGCTCAAGGCTGTGCGACTCACATACAACATCTTCCTCCTTTCCAAGTCGAGCGCGAACCAACAGGTAGCCCAGGGCGCCCTGACCCAAATGGTCGGCACTGTATTTGAAAGAGTCAAATCCAGACTTACTGTCAAGGAGAGTCGCATGGAACTGTCGCGGTCATCGATGAATGGAAAGAGTCAGTCGGAAGAAAGCGTACGGCAGGATGGAGGCAGTTCCATGGGAATTGAGGGTTCCGAAGCCAACGGAGAGGAGGCCGAGGACGAACACGATACCGAGACGGCTGAGCCCAGCGACAAGGCCGTCGATCAGCACACGGGTCCCAAGATTACCCTTCAAAGCTTCGAAAACAACATGAGCTTCAACGACGATCGGATACATGACAATGCGCCGACCCTGGTGACTCGCATCAAAGGCCAGGCGGGGTCAAGACAAGTGTCTGGACAAGAGAGCTCGCCACACGTAAACAccgaggaagaggaagaggacgAGATATTCGTCAAGGATGCGTACCTCGTATTCAGGGCCATGTGCCGGTTGAGCACAAAGGGTTTGACCGTGGACCATGCTCACGACGTGCGGTCGCAAGGCATGCGCTCCAAACTTCTGTCACTGCATATGATCCACACCATTCTATTCAATAACATTGCTGTTTTTGTATCGCCCTTTGCCACCATCCGCAGTGGTAGCGACGAGCCCACGAGTTTCATACAAGCCGTCAAGCAATACCTCTGCTTGAGCCTCAGTCGCAACGGAGCTAGCTCCGTGAAGCAAGTCTTCGAGGTAGCCTGTGAGATATTTTGGCAGATGCTAAAGTACCTGCGCATCTCACTCAAAAAGGAGGTAGAGGTCTTCCTCAAGGAGATTTACCTCGCAACTTTAGACAAGCGGAATGCGCCTGCATTTCAGAAGCAATACATTTTGACCATATTCGGCAGATTGGCTGCAGACCCCCGAGCACTGGTAGAGATCTATCTCAACTATGATTGCGACCGCACCGCCCTTGACAACATGTTTCAGCGAGTTGTTGAGCATCTTTCCAAGATATCAAGCAACCCCGTCACCATCACAGCCATGCAGCAACAGGCTTACCAGGACCAGCGGGAGAAGCAGGCAAAACAAATAGACTGGCAGACCCGAGGTACACTGCCACCCTCCCTTACGACAACCTCCATGAACTCTGTCCACGAATCGGAGCACAGCTACCCCCAAGAATACGCCATGAAGCAGGAATCACTTGAAGCCCTGGTTCAGATATTACGCTCTCTCGTCGACTGGGCTCAACAAGCCCTTCCTGAGAACACAAAAGCAAACAATGCCGACTTACGGCCGTCGCTCGATGATCTCAGGGTATCGACTGACACAAGAACGTTTTCAGAATCACCCATGGTAGGTGTCGACTCTGGAACAGTCACACCACTCGCCGAGGATGATTACAGCCAGCTTGAGAAAGCAAAGCAGAGAAAGACCGCACTCACAAACGCTCTGCGGCAGTTCAACTACAAACCCAAACGTGGACTAAAGACTTTGATCGCAGAAGGCTTCATTCCCTCAAACAGTCCCGAAGACATTGCGCGCTTCTTCCTTGACAATGACCAAATAGACAAGACAGCTCTCGGCGAGTTTCTCGGTGAGGGTGACCCTGAGAACATTGCCATTATGCATGCTTTTGTGGATTTGATGGACTTTACAAAGACCCGCTTTACGGACGCACTACGCCGATTTCTTCAAAGCTTTCGACTACCCGGTGAGGCCCAGAAGATTGATCGCTTCATGCTCAAGTTTGCTGAACGATACATCACGGGTAACCCCAACGCATATGCCAATGCCGATACGGCATACGTTCTTTCGTACTCTGTCATTATGCTGAACGTTGATCAGCATAGCAAAAAGATGAAGGGCCCTCGTATGACGCCGGCGGACTTTATCAAGAACAACCGTGGTATCAACGACAGCGCTGATTTGCCCGATGAGTATCTCCAAGCCATATTCGATGAAATCTCCCAGAACGAAATCGTTCTAAACACGGAGCAAGAAGCCGCTGCAGACAAGGGATTGCTCAACCAACAACCCACTGGAGGTCTGGCTGGTATTGGGCAAGTTCTCACAGGCGGTGCGCGAGATTTGCAGCGAGAAGCGATTGTCCAGGCTTCGGAAGCGATGGCTAACAAGACTGAACAACTCTACAAGCAACTTTTGCGAGCCCAGCGGAGAACAGCCACTACTATTCCAGTCTCCAAGTTTATCCCTGCATCTTCCTCCAAGCACGTCGGCCCCATGTTTGAAGTTACATGGATGCCAATTCTCACTGCCCTCTCTGGCCAAGCCCAGGACCACAACATAGAGATTGTTCGCTTGTGCATCGAGGGCATAAAGCTGGCAATCCGGATATCATGCTTGTTCGATCTTGACAGCTCACGGCAAGCTTTCGTAGCATTCCTCGCACGCTTCACCAACCTCTACAACGTGAGCGAGATGAAGGCAAGGAACATGGAGGCGCTGAAAGCATTGATTGAGATTGCACAGACGGAGGGAAACCTGCTACGAGAGTCTTGGCGCGAGGTACTCACATGTGTTTCCCAATTGGACCGTTTCCAGTTGATTTCGGCTGGTATCGACGAACGTTCCGTGCCAGATGTACTCAAGTCGACATCGAATTCAGGAACCCCGCAGTCACGCAAGAACCTTACCGTGCAACCCGGCCGCCGGAGGCCCACGTCAAACGGGAGCACCATGAGCTTCCAATCTGATGTTGCTGAGGAGAGTCGGTCTACCGACATTGTCAGAGGAGTAGATCGCATCTTCACCAACAGCGCGAACCTCTCTGGAGAAGCTATTGTTGACTTTGTCAAAGCCCTCGTTCAGGTCAGCTGGCAGGAAATTCAATCATCTGGACAAAGTGAATCACCCCGCACTTATAGTTTGCAGAAGCTGGTTGAGATCAGTGGCTACAACATGACGCGTGTGCGTTTCGAGTGGACCAACATCTGGCAAATTCTCGGCGCTCACTTCAACGAAGTCGGATGCCACACAAACACAAATGTCGTCTACTTTGCCCTAAACTCATTACGGCAACTTTCCATGAAGTTTATGGAGATTGAGGAACTTCCAGGTTTCAAGTTCCAAAAAGACTTCCTCAAGCCATTCGAGCACATTATCAACAACACCAACGTCGTCTCAGTCAAGGACATGGTACTACGGTGTTTGATCCAGATGATACAAGCGCGGGGCGAGAACATTCGATCTGGTTGGAAGACCATGTTTGGTGTTTTCACCGTGGCGGCCAGGGAGCCTTATG AGGGGATCGTCAACCTTGCCTTTGAAAATGTCTCACAAGTGTACAACACACGCTTTGGTGTAGTCATTTCACAAGGTGCATTTGCTGACCTGATTGTCTGCTTGACGGAGTTTTCGAAGAACTTCAAGTTCCAGAAGAAGTCGCTGCAAGCAATAGAGCTGCTCAAGTCATCAGTACCCAAGATGCTTCGGACGCCGGAATGTTCATTATCGGCTCGCGCTGGATATTTGAAGGATTCTGACAAGGGTTCTTCAATACCAAAGCAGCCCAGCCGCCAAACGCAGGAAGAACAGTTCTGGTTCCCGGTTCTGTTCGCCTTCCACGACGTCTTGATGACTGGCGAGGATCTAGAGGTGCGATCAAGGGCCCTGAGCTATTTGTTTGATACACTTATCACCTACGGTGGCGACTTCCCCCGTGAGTTCTGGGACATGCTCTGGCGACAACTGCTGTACCCCATCTTTATGGTTCTAAAGTCCAAGTCAGAAATGACCAAGGTCTTGAATCACGAGGAGCTCTCTGTCTGGCTCTCGACGACTATGATTCAGGCACTGCGCAACATGATTAAGCTCTTCACCCATTTCTTTGAATCGCTAGAGTACATGCTCGACCGGTTCTTGGATCTGCTTGCCCTCTGCATATGTCAAGAGAACGACACTTTGGCTCGCATTGGTAGCAATTGCCTACAGCAGTTAATTCTGCAAAACGTACAAAAGTTTCAGCCTGGCCATTGGAGTCAAATTGTCAAGGCGTTTGTCGAGCTCTTCCATAGGACGGAGGCGACAGCATTATTCTCTGCTGCCACGAGCGGCTCATCGTCAAGTTCAGTGAATGGCTCTGGAAGCGCAGAGCAAAGCACTCCTGTCGAGAACCCAGGCGAGCTTTCGCTATCAACACCAGCAGAAGAGCCAAAACCTGATAACGCACTGGGTATCAACGGCTTATCCAGCAACCGCCGGCCATCCCTCGTGACGTCGGACTCTGCCAGTACTGTGGAGCAGCGAATGCCATCCCCATTACCCAAACGTCAAACCCAAGACCTCGAAGACTACCGCCCCCGACGACCAAACCCTCCAACAACCCCCCCGTCGTCGTGA
- a CDS encoding AceF, Pyruvate-2-oxoglutarate dehydrogenase complex, with protein sequence MPALSPTMTSGNIGAWQKKVGDSIAPGDVLVEIETDKAQMDFEFQEEGTIAKILRDAGEKDVAVGSPIAVMVDEGADVSAFEGYTIEDAGGDKKPETPSKEGEASEASEPPSSNSKTAPPAKESAPAAIESESTGDRLETALQRQPAISPAAKKLALEKGVPISAIKGTGKGGMVTKEDIEKYKPAGGASGSAAGVASYEDTEATSMRKVIASRLRESMNENPHYFVASSISVSKLLKLREALNASADGQYKLSVNDLLVKALAIAARKVPAANSSWREENGKVMIRQHNVVDVSVAVSTPVGLMTPIVKNVNGLGLSSISSQIKDLGKRARDGKLKPEEYQGGTITISNMGMNPAVERFTAVINPPQACIVAIGTTKKVAVPGEPSEDGTASIEWDDQIVITGSFDHKVVDGAVGGEFMRELKKAIENPLELML encoded by the exons ATGCCCGCCCTCTCCCCGACCATGACCTCCGGAAACATTGGCGCATGGCAGAAGAAGGTCGGCGACTCAATAGCGCCCGGTGATGTTCTCGTCGAAATCGAGACGGACAAGGCACAGATGGACTTTGAGTTCCAGGAGGAGGGCACCATTGCCAAGATTCTCCGCGACGCTGGCGAGAAGGACGTCGCTGTGGGAAGC CCCATTGCCGTCATGGTAGACGAGGGCGCTGACGTCTCCGCATTCGAGGGTTACACTATCGAGGATGCTGGCGGCGACAAGAAGCCCGAAACTCCCTCGAAAGAGGGCGAGGCTTCAGAGGCCAGCGAGCCCCCGAGCTCAAACTCCAAGACTGCTCCCCCGGCCAAGGAGTCTGCCCCCGCCGCCATCGAATCTGAGTCTACCGGCGACCGTCTAGAGACCGCTCTCCAGCGCCAGCCTGCCATCTCCCCCGCGGCGAAGAAGCTCGCGCTCGAGAAGGGTGTCCCGATTAGCGCCATCAAGGGCACTGGAAAGGGTGGCATGGTCACCAAGGAGGACATTGAAAAGTACAAGCCCGCTGGAGGAGCATCCGGTTCCGCTGCGGGTGTCGCCAGCTACGAAGACACCGAGGCCACCAGCATGCGCAAGGTCATTGCCAGCCGTCTCCGCGAGAGCATGAACGAGAATCCCCATTACTTCGTCGCCTCCAGCATCTCCGTGTCCAAGCTCCTCAAGCTCCGTGAGGCCCTCAATGCCTCAGCTGACGGCCAGTACAAGCTCTCAGTCAACGACTTGCTCGTCAAGGCCCTCGCTATTGCTGCCCGCAAGGTTCCCGCTGCCAACTCATCATGGCGCGAGGAGAACGGCAAGGTCATGATCCGCCAGCACAACGTTGTCGATGTCTCCGTCGCTGTCTCCACGCCCGTTGGTCTCATGACTCCTATTGTCAAGAACGTCAACGGACTCGGCCTCTCTTCCATCTCATCACAGATCAAGGACCTTGGCAAGCGCGCACGCGACGGCAAGCTCAAGCCCGAGGAGTACCAGGGCGGAACCATTACCATTTCCAACATGGGAATGAACCCCGCTGTTGAGCGCTTCACGGCCGTCATCAACCCCCCGCAAGCATGCATCGTCGCCATTGGCACAACAAAGAAGGTTGCCGTACCCGGCGAACCATCAGAAGACGGCACCGCCAGCATCGAGTGGGACGACCAGATTGTCATCACCGGTAGCTTTGACCACAAGGTTGTCGACGGCGCTGTCGGTGGCGAGTTTATGCGCGAGCTCAAAAAGGCAATTGAGAACCCTCTGGAGCTTATGCTATAG
- a CDS encoding HSP70 multi-domain protein, which produces MSVVGVDLGTLNSVIAVARNRGVDVIANEVSNRATPSLVGFGPKSRYIGETAKNQEISNLKNTVSSFVRLAGRNLQDPDVQVEQKFVSAPLVDMGGQVGAEVTYLGKKEQFTATQITAMFLTKMRATASAELKLPVNDVVLSCPVWYTDSQRRAILDAAEIAGLKCLRLINDNTAVALGWGITKLDLPAPEEKPRRIVFVNIGHSNYTATVVEFKKGELAVKSSAWDRHYGGRYIDQALVEHFAKEFKEKYKIDVMENGKARLRLAAGVEKLKKVLSANNQAPINVESIMNDVDVRGMLKRDELEELIKPLIDRATAPIEQALAEAGLTTADIDAVEMVGGCTRVPALKTKIQDYFGKPLSFTLNQDEAVARGCAFSCAILSPVFRVRDFVVHDMVNYPVEFTWEKSEDIPDEDTNLTVFNKGNVMPSTKILTFYRKHPFDLEARYAKPEQLPGKMNPWIGRFSVKGVKEDPKGDFMICKLKARLNLHGVLNVESGYYVEETEVEEPIPESPSAEKKEGDVRSKFPTDVDNGRQSPTEPAAKRRKPSADPVLARRPCALEPNELTNDAQAMDVDKDAPKEPPKMRKVKKQQRKGDLPLSAGTASLDEVSKQTAAERENSMIMEDKLVADTENEKNNLESFIYELKDKILDVYAEFASDDEKARLNAKLETIEEWLYDEGDDASKAQ; this is translated from the exons ATGTCTGTAGTCGGCGTTGATTTGGGAACGCTCAACAGCGTCATTGCTGTTGCGCGGAATCGCGGTGTCGATGTG ATTGCAAATGAAGTCTCCAACCGCGCGACACC GTCGCTAGTAGGCTTTGGCCCAAAGAGCAGATACATTGGCGAGACCGCAAAGAACCAAGAAATCTCCAACCTCAAGAACACCGTCTCTTCCTTCGTCCGTCTCGCCGGCCGCAACCTCCAAGATCCCGATGTCCAGGTCGAGCAAAAATTCGTGTCGGCGCCGCTCGTCGACATGGGCGGCCAAGTGGGCGCTGAGGTGACATATCTGGGCAAAAAGGAGCAGTTCACCGCTACCCAGATCACAGCCATGTTCCTTACCAAGATGCGCGCCACAGCTTCTGCCGAACTCAAACTTCCCGTCAACGATGTCGTCCTCAGCTGTCCCGTGTGGTACACTGACTCCCAGCGTCGGGCTATCCTCGACGCTGCAGAGATCGCCGGCCTCAAGTGCCTTAGGTTGATCAACGACAACACAGCAGTCGCTCTCGGCTGGGGCATCACAAAGCTCGACCTCCCGGCTCCGGAGGAGAAGCCGCGGAGAATTGTCTTTGTCAACATTGGACACAGCAACTACACCGCTACCGTGGTTGAGTTCAAGAAGGGCGAGTTGGCTGTCAAGTCGAGCGCCTGGGACCGACACTACGGTGGACGCTACATCGACCAGGCTCTCGTTGAGCACTTCGCCAAGGAGTTCAAAGAAAAGTACAAGATCGATGTCATGGAGAACGGAAAGGCACGTCTTCGTCTGGCTGCCGGTGTCGAGAAGCTCAAGAAGGTTCTCTCCGCCAACAACCAGGCCCCCATCAACGTCGAGTCTATCATGAACGACGTCGATGTACGCGGTATGCTGAAGCGTGATGAGCTCGAGGAGCTGATCAAGCCCCTCATCGACCGTGCTACCGCCCCTATCGAACAGGCCTTGGCTGAGGCTGGTCTCACCACTGCCGACATCGACGCCGTCGAAATGGTTGGTGGCTGCACACGTGTTCCTGCCCTCAAGACCAAGATCCAGGACTACTTCGGCAAGCCCCTCTCCTTCACTCTCAACCAGGACGAAGCCGTCGCCCGTGGATGTGCCTTCTCCTGCGCCATCCTTTCCCCTGTTTTCCGTGTCCGCGACTTTGTTGTCCACGACATGGTCAACTACCCCGTTGAATTCACCTGGGAGAAGTCCGAGGACATTCCTGACGAGGACACCAACCTGACCGTCTTTAACAAGGGCAACGTCATGCCATCCACCAAGATCCTCACCTTCTACCGGAAACACCCATTCGACCTTGAGGCCAGGTATGCTAAGCCAGAACAACTACCAGGAAAGATGAACCCCTGGATCGGCCGCTTCTCCGTCAAgggcgtcaaggaggacCCCAAGGGCGACTTTATGATTTGCAAGCTCAAGGCACGCCTCAACCTTCACGGTGTGCTCAACGTCGAGTCTGGATACTACGTCGAGGAGACTGAGGTCGAAGAGCCAATCCCAGAGTCTCCGTCGGCAGAGAAGAAAGAGGGTGATGTACGTTCAAAATTTCCTACTGATGTTGATAACGGCCGGCAAAGTCCTACAGAGCCTGCCGCAAAACGGCGAAAGCCTAGCGCTGATCCTGTACTTGCGCGTCGTCCTTGTGCGCTGGAACCAAATGAGCTAACGAATGATGCGCAGGCAATGGATGTCGACAAAGACGCTCCCAAGGAGCCCCCCAAGATGCGCAAGGTCAAGAAGCAGCAGCGCAAGGGTGATTTGCCGTTGTCAGCCGGTACCGCTTCGCTCGACGAGGTCAGCAAGCAAACCGCAGCGGAGCGTGAGAACTCGATGATCATGGAGGACAAGCTCGTTGCCGACACGGAGAATGAGAAGAACAACCTTGAGAGCTTCATCTACGAGCTCAAGGACAAGATTCTTGACGTATACGCCGAGTTTGCCAGTGACGACGAGAAGGCCAGGCTCAACGCCAAGCTCGAGACTATCGAG GAGTGGTTATACGACGAAGGCGATGATGCGTCAAAGGCACA ATGA
- a CDS encoding CENP-L domain containing protein, which yields MADIPPYPLYNRTYNLYRISPLHHGDTPLLRDASLRTHAKRLKEQLKGDNVRGVQVDFAAAEDTAKLGPLEECSWDLLGDEDAWIDRHVADIDESQISSVLTAENARGLEISLEYEKQSYNALLLRDPAVTSSPEGFTSLPLLLVKMPGPIRDIFVNYLRTTFDAHVAPLRLPSPFISSSLETYFKHLTAKTSTLSIQQVIRQLHIQLAFPNTTSLLKHVEITIAGTDVAGFVDRGRLLKNTHSKPFTAALFAYLKHHLALDASHPNVQISRVSCNSFSLGTERLKLIAPDTLADTSFSDEGGASQDASAGQLAVHELYTVLVREATGSGKFLPEEMANDYREDTPSLRRKRAISNAAIGNGNNKKSKARGKENGKFSNGTAA from the coding sequence ATGGCCGACATCCCCCCGTACCCACTGTACAACAGGACTTACAACCTGTACCGCATATCCCCACTGCACCATGGCGACACGCCCCTGCTCCGCGATGCTTCCCTTCGTACCCATGCAAAGCGACTGAAAGAGCAGCTCAAGGGCGACAATGTGCGCGGTGTGCAGGTCGACTTTGCTGCCGCCGAAGACACGGCCAAGCTGGGTCCACTAGAGGAGTGCAGCTGGGACTTGCTTGGAGACGAGGATGCTTGGATTGACCGTCATGTTGCAGACATAGATGAGTCGCAAATATCTTCTGTCCTCACTGCAGAAAATGCACGTGGGCTTGAAATCAGTCTCGAGTACGAGAAGCAGTCGTACAATGCGCTCCTTCTGCGCGACCCGGCCGTCACTTCCTCACCTGAGGGCTTCACCTCACTCCCGCTCCTACTGGTCAAGATGCCGGGCCCGATCCGAGATATTTTCGTCAACTACCTCCGCACCACATTTGACGCCCACGTCGCGCCATTGCGGCTGCCGTCGCCTTTCATCTCATCTAGTCTGGAGACCTACTTCAAGCACCTCACCGCCAAGACTTCGACTCTGTCAATACAGCAGGTAATAAGACAATTGCATATCCAACTTGCATTTCCCAACACTACAAGTCTACTCAAACACGTCGAGATTACCATTGCGGGCACCGACGTTGCAGGCTTTGTCGACCGTGGCAGATTACTGAAGAATACTCACAGCAAGCCCTTTACAGCTGCTTTGTTCGCTTATCTAAAGCACCACCTCGCCCTCGACGCATCGCATCCAAACGTCCAAATATCGCGAGTCTCCTGCAATAGCTTTTCCCTTGGCACTGAGCGCCTGAAGCTGATTGCGCCAGACACCCTTGCGGATACGTCCTTTTCCGACGAGGGAGGTGCCTCACAAGACGCAAGTGCGGGTCAGCTGGCCGTACATGAGCTTTATACTGTTTTGGTTAGGGAAGCGACCGGTAGTGGCAAGTTCTTGCCAGAAGAAATGGCCAATGACTATAGAGAAGATACGCCTTCTTTA